The following nucleotide sequence is from Microbulbifer sp. A4B17.
AAAAGCCCGGTTGAACCGGGCTTTAGTCTAGCGCTTACTCGTCGAGGAAGCTGCGTAAATGCTCCGACCTGGAGGGGTGTCGCAGTTTGCGTAGTGCTTTCGCTTCGATCTGACGGATACGCTCGCGGGTTACGTCAAACTGTTTGCCCACCTCTTCCAGTGTGTGGTCGGTATTCATATCAATACCGAAACGCATACGCAGTACCTTGGCTTCACGGGCGGTGAGGCCGGAGAGCACAGAGCGGGTAGCGTCGTGCAGGCCAGTTTGTGTGGCGGTATCCACCGGCGAGGATTGGTTTTGGTCCTCGATAAAGTCACCCAGGTGGGAGTCTTCGTCGTCGCCGATAGGCGTCTCCATGGAGATCGGCTCTTTGGCGATCTTGAGGACTTTGCGCACCTTGTCTTCCGGCATTTCCATGCGCTCGCCCAGTTCTTCTGGAGTGGGCTCGCGACCCATTTCCTGCAGCATCTGGCGGCTGATACGGTTGAGCTTATTAATAGTCTCAATCATATGTACCGGGATACGGATGGTACGGGCCTGGTCCGCAATAGAACGGGTAATGGCCTGGCGAATCCACCAGGTGGCATAAGTGGAGAACTTGTAACCGCGGCGGTATTCGAACTTATCCACAGCCTTCATCAAGCCGATATTGCCCTCCTGGATCAGGTCCAGGAATTGCAGGCCGCGGTTGGTGTACTTCTTGGCGATAGAGATAACCAGACGCAGGTTGGCTTCGACCATCTCTTTCTTGGCGCGGCGTGAACGGGCCTCACCAATGGACATGCGGCGGTTGATCTCTTTGATCTGGCCTACGTCCAGCTTAGCGCGCTCCTGGAACTGAGCCAGTTTGCGCTGGGCGCGAACAACTTCGTCTACGACGTGGCGCAGGGCATCGGAGTAATCGCGCTTTTTCTTGATGATTGCGGGAATCCAATCATCATTGGTCTCGTTGCCGGGGAATTCCTTGATAAAGGTCTTGCGCGGCATGCGGGCGCGTTTGATACACATGGCCATAACCACGCGCTCTTGCTCGCGCACGCTATCGAGTACGTAGCGAACTTCGCCGTACAGCGGGTCGAACTGACGGGGAGCCAGTTTAAAGAAGCGGAATACATCGCCAACGGCTTCTAGGGCCTGGCCAGCTTCTTTGGAATCGCGACCGTGGGCGGCGATGGCTTCGTCGGCAGCTTTTTGTGCGGCGATCAGCGCGTTCATGCGCTCGGCGAGCTCTTCGGGGTCGATACCGCCGGTAGCTTCCTCTTCCTCGTCGCTGCTGTCGTCGTCTTCGTTATCGTCGCTTTCAGCGTCGTCATCGGACTCTGATGACTCCGGCGCGCTGGCAGCGGCGGCGGCTTGGCCGG
It contains:
- the rpoD gene encoding RNA polymerase sigma factor RpoD, whose amino-acid sequence is MTDKTQQQSRIKELIARGKEQGYLTYAEVNDHLPEDISDPDQVEDIIGMINDMGIKVFETAPDAEELLMAEGDSSADEIAAAEAAAALAAVESDVGRTTDPVRMYMREMGTVELLTREGEIAIAKRIEEGLRELMAALAYWPGAVQQIIDEYALIEKEERRIPDIISGWLDPADEVPPGAQAGQAAAAASAPESSESDDDAESDDNEDDDSSDEEEEATGGIDPEELAERMNALIAAQKAADEAIAAHGRDSKEAGQALEAVGDVFRFFKLAPRQFDPLYGEVRYVLDSVREQERVVMAMCIKRARMPRKTFIKEFPGNETNDDWIPAIIKKKRDYSDALRHVVDEVVRAQRKLAQFQERAKLDVGQIKEINRRMSIGEARSRRAKKEMVEANLRLVISIAKKYTNRGLQFLDLIQEGNIGLMKAVDKFEYRRGYKFSTYATWWIRQAITRSIADQARTIRIPVHMIETINKLNRISRQMLQEMGREPTPEELGERMEMPEDKVRKVLKIAKEPISMETPIGDDEDSHLGDFIEDQNQSSPVDTATQTGLHDATRSVLSGLTAREAKVLRMRFGIDMNTDHTLEEVGKQFDVTRERIRQIEAKALRKLRHPSRSEHLRSFLDE